A portion of the Fusobacterium perfoetens ATCC 29250 genome contains these proteins:
- the ald gene encoding alanine dehydrogenase: MKIGIPKEQKDNESRVGLTPAGVGQLVLDGNEVFVQKGAGINTGITDEEYIKSGATIVETNEELYENTKLIIKVERPLLSEIKLLKPHHILYSYLHLAAQKEATLELLKSGATCIGYETIILKDGSIPILSPMSEVAGKMAVQVGSYYLQKNNGGMGKLLGGVPGVERGKVVVLGAGVAGQSAIKAAFGLGAEVTAIDIDVNKLRYLDDSYKSQITTLYSTPKNIEKSVASADLLIGTVLIPGGKTPCLVTKEFISSMQKGSVIVDVAIDQGGCFETSKITSLENPTYSVDGVVHYCVGNMASAYPLTSTLSCENSILKYARAIACRGLKGACEIYPELLGGINIKDERVTCRKVADSLNLDYVGVGF, translated from the coding sequence GGCTTAACCCCTGCTGGTGTAGGTCAGTTGGTTTTAGATGGAAATGAAGTATTTGTACAAAAAGGGGCTGGTATAAATACAGGAATAACTGATGAAGAATACATTAAAAGTGGGGCTACTATAGTTGAAACAAATGAAGAATTATATGAAAATACAAAATTAATAATAAAAGTTGAAAGACCTCTTCTTTCTGAAATAAAACTTTTAAAACCTCATCATATCCTGTATTCTTATCTACATCTTGCTGCTCAAAAAGAGGCTACTCTTGAATTATTAAAAAGTGGAGCTACTTGTATAGGATATGAAACAATAATTTTAAAAGATGGTAGTATTCCAATCCTTTCTCCAATGTCAGAAGTAGCTGGAAAAATGGCTGTTCAAGTTGGAAGTTATTATTTACAAAAAAATAATGGAGGAATGGGAAAATTATTAGGTGGAGTTCCTGGTGTAGAAAGAGGTAAAGTTGTAGTTTTGGGAGCTGGTGTAGCTGGACAAAGTGCTATTAAAGCTGCCTTTGGTTTAGGAGCTGAAGTTACTGCCATAGATATAGATGTAAATAAGTTAAGATATCTTGATGATAGTTATAAAAGTCAAATAACTACTCTCTATTCAACTCCTAAAAATATAGAAAAATCTGTAGCTAGTGCAGATTTATTAATAGGAACTGTTTTAATTCCTGGAGGAAAAACTCCTTGTTTAGTTACAAAAGAATTTATAAGTTCTATGCAAAAGGGAAGTGTTATTGTTGATGTTGCCATTGACCAAGGAGGATGTTTTGAAACTTCTAAAATTACCTCTTTAGAAAATCCTACATATTCAGTAGATGGTGTAGTTCATTATTGTGTAGGAAATATGGCAAGTGCTTATCCATTAACATCTACTCTTTCTTGTGAAAATTCTATATTAAAATATGCTAGAGCTATAGCTTGTCGTGGACTTAAAGGAGCTTGTGAAATCTATCCTGAACTTTTAGGGGGAATAAATATAAAAGATGAAAGGGTTACTTGTAGAAAAGTTGCTGATAGTTTAAACTTAGATTATGTAGGAGTTGGATTTTAG
- the pnp gene encoding polyribonucleotide nucleotidyltransferase: protein MFNETKLELEIGGRTLSLSTGKFARQSNGAVMIQYGDTVMLCTVNRSKEGRAGSDFFPLTVDYIEKFYAAGKFPGGFNKREAKPSVDATLISRLTDRPIRPMFPDGFNYEVQIVDTIFSYDGENTPDYLCAIGSSAALMISDIPFLGPVSSVIVGRDKNGEFILNPTPTQLAESDLNLKVAGTKEAVNMVEAGAAEMDEETMLKAIMFGHENIKKLCEFQEEFTKLVGKEKIEFVKEEPNPLVKNFIDTNGEEKLKAAVLTTGKQARQDAVDALHDELKEMFINENYPEVPEEELPEDVMTEFDTYYDGLMKKLVREVILYHKHRVDGRKTDEIRPLYAEVGTLPMPHGSAMFTRGETQALVTVTLGSKVNEQLIDTLDEEFYKRFYLHYNFPAYSVGEIGRNGAPGRRELGHGSLAERALSYVIPSEEEFPYTVRVVSDITESNGSSSQASICGGSLALMDAGVPIKEHVAGIAMGLVKEGDEFTVLTDIMGLEDHLGDMDFKVAGTKSGITALQMDIKITGITEEIMRIALNQAHKARIEILGVMNAAIPTPREELAPNAPRIHRMQIDVEKIGALIGPSGKNIKKIIDETGALIDIEDDGKVSIFCADLEALEETIKRVNYYVKDVEVGEVYKGKVVKVAKFGAFMEILPGKEGLLHVSEISTERVANVEDVLKEGDTFDVKVISNEGGKISLSRKRVLLDLAK, encoded by the coding sequence ATGTTTAACGAAACAAAATTAGAATTAGAAATTGGTGGAAGAACCCTATCTCTTTCAACAGGAAAATTTGCTAGACAATCAAATGGTGCTGTAATGATTCAATATGGTGATACAGTTATGTTATGTACTGTAAATAGAAGTAAAGAAGGAAGAGCTGGTTCTGACTTTTTTCCATTAACAGTAGACTATATTGAAAAATTCTATGCTGCTGGAAAATTTCCTGGAGGATTTAATAAAAGAGAAGCTAAACCATCAGTAGATGCTACTCTTATTTCAAGATTAACAGATAGACCAATAAGACCAATGTTCCCAGATGGATTTAATTATGAAGTACAAATAGTTGATACTATATTCTCTTATGATGGAGAAAATACTCCTGACTATCTTTGTGCTATAGGTTCATCAGCTGCTCTTATGATATCTGATATTCCTTTTTTAGGACCTGTATCATCTGTAATAGTTGGTAGAGATAAAAATGGAGAGTTTATATTAAATCCTACACCAACTCAACTTGCTGAAAGTGATTTAAACTTAAAAGTTGCTGGAACAAAAGAAGCTGTAAACATGGTTGAAGCTGGAGCTGCTGAAATGGATGAAGAAACTATGTTAAAAGCTATAATGTTTGGACATGAAAATATTAAAAAACTTTGTGAATTCCAAGAAGAATTTACAAAATTAGTTGGAAAAGAAAAAATAGAGTTTGTTAAAGAAGAGCCAAATCCATTAGTTAAAAACTTTATAGATACAAATGGAGAGGAAAAATTAAAGGCTGCTGTACTTACTACAGGAAAACAAGCTAGACAAGACGCTGTAGATGCTTTACATGATGAATTAAAAGAAATGTTCATCAATGAAAACTATCCAGAAGTTCCAGAAGAAGAGTTACCAGAAGATGTAATGACAGAATTTGACACTTACTATGATGGACTTATGAAAAAATTAGTAAGAGAAGTTATTCTTTATCACAAACATAGAGTTGATGGAAGAAAAACTGACGAAATAAGACCTTTATATGCTGAAGTTGGAACTTTACCAATGCCTCATGGTTCAGCAATGTTTACAAGAGGAGAAACTCAAGCTCTTGTTACTGTAACTTTAGGTTCAAAAGTAAATGAACAACTAATAGATACATTAGATGAAGAATTCTACAAAAGATTCTATCTTCACTATAACTTCCCAGCTTATTCAGTAGGAGAAATTGGAAGAAATGGAGCTCCTGGAAGAAGAGAGTTAGGACATGGTTCATTAGCTGAAAGAGCTTTATCATATGTAATTCCATCTGAGGAAGAATTCCCATATACAGTAAGAGTTGTATCTGACATTACAGAATCAAATGGTTCATCTTCTCAAGCTTCAATTTGTGGAGGGTCATTAGCTTTAATGGACGCTGGAGTACCTATTAAAGAACATGTAGCTGGAATTGCTATGGGACTTGTAAAAGAAGGAGATGAATTTACAGTTCTTACAGATATAATGGGACTTGAAGACCACTTAGGAGATATGGACTTTAAAGTAGCTGGAACAAAATCAGGAATTACTGCTTTACAAATGGATATAAAAATTACAGGAATCACTGAAGAAATTATGAGAATTGCTTTAAATCAAGCTCATAAAGCCAGAATAGAAATATTAGGAGTTATGAATGCTGCAATTCCTACTCCAAGAGAAGAGTTAGCACCTAATGCTCCAAGAATCCATAGAATGCAAATAGATGTAGAAAAAATTGGAGCTTTAATCGGACCAAGTGGAAAAAATATTAAAAAGATTATAGATGAAACTGGAGCTTTAATTGACATAGAAGATGACGGAAAAGTTTCAATATTCTGTGCTGATTTAGAAGCTTTAGAAGAAACTATAAAACGTGTAAACTACTATGTAAAAGATGTAGAAGTTGGAGAAGTTTATAAAGGAAAAGTTGTAAAAGTAGCTAAATTTGGAGCTTTTATGGAAATATTACCAGGTAAAGAAGGACTTTTACATGTATCTGAAATTTCAACTGAAAGAGTTGCAAATGTAGAAGATGTACTAAAAGAAGGAGATACCTTTGATGTAAAAGTAATTTCTAACGAAGGTGGAAAAATTAGTTTAAGTAGAAAAAGAGTATTATTAGATTTAGCTAAATAG
- a CDS encoding peptidylprolyl isomerase translates to MKKFIKLLVVSMLLLVLGACGSLSKRGNADLTKYNDIRATFVTTQGEINFYLYPEAAPITVANFVNLALRGYYDNTVFHRAVENFIVQGGDPTGTGQGTPGYAIKDEFVNWLDFYQSGMLAMANMGPNTGGSQFFITLYPADFLNNKHTVFGEIVSQIDGETSRKLEKGDVIKEVKISGHYDLLLALNKTQVDEWNKILDEKYPNLKKYPIKDISEFEDEVARYQTELKEIYTPQEKVEKKEREFFIPKMIRAIEKKLKSDDTE, encoded by the coding sequence ATGAAAAAATTTATTAAATTATTAGTTGTATCTATGTTATTATTAGTTTTAGGAGCTTGTGGTAGCCTTTCTAAAAGAGGAAATGCAGACCTTACAAAATATAATGATATAAGAGCAACATTTGTTACAACTCAAGGAGAAATTAATTTTTATCTTTATCCAGAAGCAGCACCTATTACAGTTGCTAACTTTGTAAACTTAGCTTTAAGAGGATATTATGATAACACAGTATTTCATAGAGCAGTTGAAAACTTTATAGTTCAAGGGGGAGACCCTACAGGTACAGGACAAGGAACACCAGGATATGCTATTAAAGATGAATTTGTAAACTGGCTTGATTTCTATCAATCAGGAATGTTAGCAATGGCAAATATGGGACCTAATACTGGTGGTTCACAATTCTTTATAACATTATATCCAGCTGATTTCTTAAATAATAAACACACAGTATTTGGAGAGATTGTATCTCAAATAGATGGTGAAACTAGTAGAAAGTTAGAAAAAGGTGATGTTATAAAAGAAGTTAAAATATCAGGACATTATGATTTATTACTTGCTTTAAATAAAACTCAAGTGGATGAATGGAATAAAATTCTTGATGAAAAATATCCTAACTTAAAAAAATATCCAATTAAAGATATAAGCGAATTTGAAGATGAAGTTGCTAGATATCAAACTGAATTAAAAGAAATCTATACTCCACAAGAAAAAGTAGAGAAAAAAGAGAGAGAATTTTTTATTCCTAAAATGATAAGAGCTATTGAAAAAAAATTAAAAAGTGATGATACAGAATAA
- a CDS encoding GNAT family N-acetyltransferase has product MEIRLALENDLKNIIKIINQAKVYMKNNNFNQWNDNYPNNETISKDIKLQESYVLIDDEKIVGTFVLSFDGEINYKNIYEGNWKTNNPYGVLHRVAIDNSYKGRGLAKIILDFSEKEALKKGIKNFRIDTHKENKSMRKFIEKNGFEYCGIILVEDKTERVAYEKIL; this is encoded by the coding sequence ATGGAGATAAGACTAGCTTTAGAAAATGATTTAAAAAATATTATCAAAATAATAAATCAAGCTAAAGTATATATGAAAAATAATAATTTTAACCAATGGAATGATAATTATCCTAACAATGAAACTATCTCTAAAGATATTAAATTACAAGAAAGTTATGTTTTAATTGATGATGAAAAAATTGTAGGAACTTTTGTTTTATCTTTTGATGGTGAAATTAACTATAAAAATATTTATGAGGGAAATTGGAAAACAAATAATCCTTATGGAGTTTTACATAGAGTTGCCATAGATAATTCTTATAAAGGAAGAGGGTTAGCCAAAATAATTTTAGATTTTTCAGAAAAAGAAGCTTTAAAAAAAGGAATAAAAAATTTTAGAATAGATACTCATAAAGAAAATAAATCTATGAGAAAATTTATTGAAAAAAATGGTTTTGAATATTGTGGTATTATTTTAGTGGAAGATAAAACAGAAAGAGTTGCTTATGAAAAAATTTTATAA
- a CDS encoding HU family DNA-binding protein, which yields MIKKEFVELYCTRHNIEEKQGQKDIENFLDTLKYALTIDKNLIFRNFGSFEVRKTKERVVVDPKNISKKIDVKSRKYVKFKISRTFENKLAD from the coding sequence ATGATAAAAAAAGAGTTTGTAGAATTATACTGTACTAGACATAATATTGAAGAAAAACAAGGACAAAAAGATATTGAAAATTTTCTTGATACATTAAAATATGCTTTAACTATTGATAAAAACCTTATTTTTAGAAATTTTGGTTCTTTTGAAGTTAGAAAGACAAAAGAAAGAGTTGTTGTAGACCCCAAAAATATCAGTAAAAAAATAGATGTAAAATCTAGAAAATATGTAAAATTTAAAATTAGTAGAACTTTTGAAAATAAATTAGCTGATTAA